The Marivirga tractuosa DSM 4126 genome contains the following window.
AAGATGTGTCCTTAAATTATGATCCTCTTGCTCATTTATATCTCTGGTAGACCCTATTGGTGGTTGAATTTCTCGGAAGTTGTCATTATACCAAATCGCTAATTTTATTTTTTCAGTATTACTAATTTTATAGCCAATGCTTTGGTTTATCCCCCATCTTTCAAAGCTTGCGTTGTCCTGCTTTTCGCCAGTTTGTAAAATCTCAAAATCATTTTCGGCTTTCCCCCAATATAAACGAGTATCATAAGCCCATTTGCCGTTGCTGCCAGTTGCATTTACATTACTATTTAGCAACCCAAAACTGCCGATTTGCTGACCAATTGATAACGTATTCTCTGTTTTGAAGGAGAGAGGATTTTCTAATAAAACGGCACCACCAAAAGCACCACTTCCGCCCATAGTGCTTCCACTTCCCGGAATGATGGATATTTCAGAAATGGCTTGAGAGGGTAATAAAGAAAAATCTGTTTGTCCTAAGGTGAAGCTATTGATATTGAAATTGTCCCAAAGCACTGCAGTTTGGCTAGCATTTGTACCACGAAATGCAATGGTTGTGAGCATTCCATTTCCATATTCTTTGAAATAGATACTGCTGTTCTGCTTTAAAATTTCGCTAATATTAGCGCCATCATAAAACTCCAGTGTTTTGGCTTTGGGCAAAATAATAGTATTGCCTGGCAGAAATTGTTTTTCAAAATTGCCATGCACATATACTTCCTCTAACACAGAAATGCTGTCCTGATGGTTTTGTGCCCATAGTCCATTGGAGAACCATAGCAATAAAAATAAGATACCTAATCGCATAAAATATTGTTTAATGCGACCACGGTCAAAATCAGATGTAAAAAAGTTAGCTTATAGCTTTCGTACATTCCTGACCTTTCACCCGAAAGTCGAAAATAATTATGAGCTATGGCAGGTCTCCTGACTCGTCCGTTGAAGTTGCGGCCTTCCCATCAGCCGGTAGGCTAACAGTGGCAAGGATAGTGCATTTCAATCTAAAAATGGACTTACAGTTGCGGGGACAGTTTCGGACTATTGATCTAAAAATACAATCAAGCACCGAATTCCCTTTTAATTCTGAAGGATTGCTTTCCAACAGAAACCATAATTCTGTTGCAAATGTAGGCGAATGAAATCTGAAATCAAATTTTAATGTTTTAATTCTATAAATAAGAATGTTTCCGTAGTGAATATAGTATCGGTGTATCCAGTTAAGTTGCTTTTTGATATTGTTCAGTCAAAAAATGGGGATATGACTGCCAATGAGTTTTTAGATTAATGCATTATAAAATATACCAACAATACATTTATTATTTGTATTCCTGATACCATTTAAATTTCTCTTCAAGAATTTCATTTTTCTTAAGTTGAATAAAGTCCAGATAGGCCTTGGCAACAGGAGACATTCTTTTTCCTTTTAGCCAAATCAACCTCCATTTAGTAGTTACAGGCAAATCTTCAATAGGTAAAATATATAGTTGCTTTTCTATTAGTTCGTTTTTGATTCCAATTAAAGGCATGATGGAGTTTCCCAAACCTGCAATAACAGCTTGTTTCACGGCCTCGTTGGAGGTGAGCTCTAATCTCTTTCTAGCCTTGGAATTATGGGTGCCGTAATAATGTTCCATTGCACTTCTTGTGGCAGAGCCTTCTTCTCTGTAGATCAAAGGCATTTGTTCATTTGGTTGTGGTTCACTGCTGATCAAATATAATTTATTGTCAATGAGAAGTTCTTCTTCAACATCTAATAAATCAGGAACCACACTTACAAGGGCGAAATCTATTTCATTATTTTTTAAGCTTTGAACTACTTTAGTTTTATTCGTTACGTCTAGGACCAAGTCAATTCCAGCGTTATTTGATAGGAATTCTTCAAGAAAAAATGGGATCACATATTTTCCTGTTGATGCAGAGGAGATTTTCAGTTTCCCTGTCAGCATGCCCTTATAGGCTTCGGTTTTGTAGTTTATAGTATTTAATTCTTCAATAACCCTTTCGGCTATTAGGGCAATTTCTTTTCCGAAATCGGTGATATGCAATTTCCGTCCTATTATCTCATAAAGCGATATGTCAAACTGATCCTGAAAATTTTTTAACTGGATAGAGACAGCAGGTTGAGTCATGAAAAGCTCCTCAGAAGCTTTAGTGATACTTTGCTTTTGTACCACCTTTAAAAATATCTGTAGCTGATGTATAGTATAGTTCATAATAATAGTTTATGTTATTCATTAAACATATAAATAAAAATATATGAACAATGTTTGCCAAATTTGTGTAAATAATTTGAAAAACCATTAAACAATTTTAAAAGTTATGGAAAAAGTATTAGTGAATAAGCAAACAGAAGACCTTGTAAGAGGAGAGTATTCAGCAGTAGAAGCAAGAGAAATTGTCTCTAATTTGATTAGTCAAAAAATCAACTTTCATAATTTGAGAGATTTCAGTTCTTATGAAAGATATGGAAAACCAGATGAAAACTCTAGAACAAGAATAGCTGAATTAAAAGCAAGTAGGAAATCTATATTGGAAATTATTGATGCTGCCAAAGAAGAGGGTAAAACAGTGAAAATCAATTCAAATATCACAATTGAATTAATCTAAAACTGTAAGAGATGACCAAAGAATTAATCATAGGCATTGTTTTTCTATCACCCCTGTTTTTTACAGTTATAGCCATTTTGTCTTGGTTTATGAAGGGCTTAAGGCCAAGGAAATTGATAGGGGTTAGTAGAATATCAATTTATTCATCTATTCTAATCGCCCTATTTTCTGCTCTGATGGTATATCAAAGTGGATTAATAGAGAGTAATAGTTTAGCTTTCAATGGTCTAGGAATATCCATTAGGTTAGATGCTTTGAGTGTTTTGATATTCACCATGATTAATCTCATCTCTTTTGTAGTGATGAGATTTAGTTTTAATTATATGGATGGCGACAAGAGGCAGGGAGTCTTTATCGGAAGATTGGCTGCGACTATTGCTTCTGTTCAGTTATTAGTGCTGTCAGGAAATGTAGGCTTGTTGTGGATTTCTTGGGTATTGACAAGTATTTCTTTACATCGATTACTTGTTTTTTATTCTGAAAGACGCAGATCTAAATTGGCTGCCAGGAAGAAATTTATAGCAGCACGACTGAGTGATTTGTTTTTGCTGGGAGCAGTTTTATTAACCTTCAATCGTTTTGGTACGGGAAATTTAGAAGTGGTATTTACTGAGATGAAAAATTTTTCCGGTATTCTACCGCTAGAAATAGAATTGGCAAGTATTTGTATTGTGCTAGCCGCAATTCTGAAATCTGCTTTATTTCCTACTCATGCCTGGTTGGTAGAAGTAATGGAAACGCCCACACCGGTTTCTGCATTACTCCATGCCGGTTTATTGAACGCAGGGCCATTCTTAGTAGCTAGAATGTCTTTCATGGTAGGAGAGACGACATATGCTCCGATTGTCCTGATTATTTTTGGCGGATTCACTGCATTATTTGGATCCATTGCCTATATGACTCAATCTTCTGTGAAGACTGCTTTGGGCTATTCCAGTATTTCCCATATGGGCTTTAGTTTGTTACTATGCGGATTTGGTATTTATGCTGCGGCTATGCTACACTTGGTAGCACATTCGTTCTACAAAGCGCATGCATTTCTTTCTTCTGGCAGTTTTATTGACGTTAAAAAAGCATCAAAAATAGAGCTTCCAGAGAGAAAGGCTAATCTGCTTGTCCTTGTAATAAGCATAGGGCTTGCTTTCACAATTTTTGGATTTATGGCCTATGCCTGGGGCATCAACCCCATAGAAGAATTATCATTATTGGTGATCAGTTGCATTATCGTCATGGGATTGTCTTTATTAATAGCTACTGCTTTAGATTCTTATGGAAGTAAAAGGTTGATTCCAAAGGTGGTATTGATGGCCGCCCTTGTTGCTTTGGCATTTTTCAGCTTGGAAACATTGATGGGTACTATTTTGAAATCACAAATTCCAGTGATTATGCAACCCTCTACAGCGGTGGTGATTTTATTATTCTTTTGGTTGATAGTTTTCGCAGGAATAGTGCTTATTCAAATCTTTTCGCCCTTCATCAAAGATTCCAGCTTCTGGAGGAAATGGTCCATTCATTTCAGAAATGGGCTTTATGCGAATGTGGTTTATGACCGTGTGGTAGGGGCCTTGTATGTAAAAGATTCTAAACCTGATTTCATAAAAAAATATGAATGAGGAAAGAAGTTTCTTAATGACTTATTTAAAAGCAATTTAGTGTATTTAAACAAATTAAAATGTTAAATAAAATCAAGGATTCTGAAATCAATTTAATGAATGTTTCAATAGGTAAGGCTCTTCTTGATGCTTCAAAGAAAATAGCGCCTTTATGGCCATTAGAAAATTTTGTTGCTGTAAACCCCTATTTAGGGCTAAGCGATCACTCCTTTGAATCAGCTGCTCAAAGATTATCTTATGCAGCAGGAATCCACACTACGATGTCTGCAAACTATTATCTAAATGCTTTAGAGCAAGGTAATATATTGATGGAAGATTTGGAAACTGCAGTGAATGAAAAATATCGAGACAATAAAATTAGTGCGAAATCCTTTTTAGAAACACTTAAAAAGAAGGAATTCAAAAATGCACATACTACTCAAATACATACAGTTGCTGAGTTGGCGAAGAAGATCAGCACGGCAAACTGGCCTGATTTCATG
Protein-coding sequences here:
- a CDS encoding proton-conducting transporter transmembrane domain-containing protein; the protein is MTKELIIGIVFLSPLFFTVIAILSWFMKGLRPRKLIGVSRISIYSSILIALFSALMVYQSGLIESNSLAFNGLGISIRLDALSVLIFTMINLISFVVMRFSFNYMDGDKRQGVFIGRLAATIASVQLLVLSGNVGLLWISWVLTSISLHRLLVFYSERRRSKLAARKKFIAARLSDLFLLGAVLLTFNRFGTGNLEVVFTEMKNFSGILPLEIELASICIVLAAILKSALFPTHAWLVEVMETPTPVSALLHAGLLNAGPFLVARMSFMVGETTYAPIVLIIFGGFTALFGSIAYMTQSSVKTALGYSSISHMGFSLLLCGFGIYAAAMLHLVAHSFYKAHAFLSSGSFIDVKKASKIELPERKANLLVLVISIGLAFTIFGFMAYAWGINPIEELSLLVISCIIVMGLSLLIATALDSYGSKRLIPKVVLMAALVALAFFSLETLMGTILKSQIPVIMQPSTAVVILLFFWLIVFAGIVLIQIFSPFIKDSSFWRKWSIHFRNGLYANVVYDRVVGALYVKDSKPDFIKKYE
- a CDS encoding LysR family transcriptional regulator produces the protein MNYTIHQLQIFLKVVQKQSITKASEELFMTQPAVSIQLKNFQDQFDISLYEIIGRKLHITDFGKEIALIAERVIEELNTINYKTEAYKGMLTGKLKISSASTGKYVIPFFLEEFLSNNAGIDLVLDVTNKTKVVQSLKNNEIDFALVSVVPDLLDVEEELLIDNKLYLISSEPQPNEQMPLIYREEGSATRSAMEHYYGTHNSKARKRLELTSNEAVKQAVIAGLGNSIMPLIGIKNELIEKQLYILPIEDLPVTTKWRLIWLKGKRMSPVAKAYLDFIQLKKNEILEEKFKWYQEYK